From Actinomyces sp. oral taxon 171 str. F0337, one genomic window encodes:
- a CDS encoding NADP-dependent malic enzyme: MVQPSPSYTVALYLEVPASQKAVARLVDTATATGAIVTGVDVADADGDKLTVNLTADTRDSKHRNELVATLEEIDGVVVRNVGDSTFLTHVGGKIEVAGKYPIHNRRDLARVYTPGVARVCKAIYDHPERARMLTIKKNTVAVVTDGTAVLGMGDIGPSAAMPVMEGKAVLFKQFGNVDAWPVALDTKDPEEIISIVKAIAPAYGGINLEDIAAPKCFDIEARLREELDIPVFHDDQHGTAIVTLAALINALKIVDKRIEDVRIVLSGVGAAGSAIAKLLMAHGATDIVGYGRSGALSATNTEGMNEHRKWLAENTNPRQVTGSLKEGLKGADVFIGVSSGNLLEPEDLQAMNDGAIVFAMANPVPEVDPIRAADHAAVVATGRSDFPNQINNVLAFPGLFRGLLDTGITDISTELLRAASTGIASVIADDEISPVYIIPGAFDTRVADAVAKAVRKFAEAE; this comes from the coding sequence ATGGTTCAGCCCAGTCCCAGTTACACCGTCGCCCTGTACCTCGAGGTGCCCGCCTCCCAGAAGGCGGTAGCCCGTCTGGTCGACACTGCCACTGCGACTGGCGCCATCGTCACCGGCGTCGACGTGGCCGACGCCGATGGCGACAAGCTCACCGTCAACCTCACCGCCGACACCCGCGACTCCAAGCACCGCAACGAGCTGGTCGCCACGCTCGAGGAGATCGACGGCGTCGTCGTTCGCAATGTCGGTGACTCGACCTTCCTGACCCATGTTGGCGGCAAGATCGAGGTGGCCGGCAAGTACCCGATCCACAACCGTCGTGACCTGGCCCGCGTCTACACCCCCGGAGTGGCCCGTGTCTGCAAGGCCATCTACGACCACCCCGAGCGCGCCCGGATGCTCACCATCAAGAAGAACACCGTCGCCGTCGTCACTGACGGAACCGCGGTTCTGGGGATGGGGGACATCGGCCCGTCCGCCGCCATGCCCGTCATGGAGGGCAAGGCCGTTCTGTTCAAGCAGTTCGGCAATGTGGACGCCTGGCCGGTAGCTCTGGACACGAAGGACCCCGAGGAGATCATCTCCATCGTCAAGGCGATCGCCCCGGCCTACGGCGGCATCAACCTGGAGGACATCGCCGCCCCCAAGTGCTTCGACATCGAGGCCCGCTTGCGCGAGGAGCTCGATATCCCCGTCTTCCACGACGACCAGCACGGCACCGCCATCGTGACCCTGGCGGCCCTCATCAATGCGCTGAAGATCGTGGACAAGCGGATCGAGGACGTGCGCATCGTCCTGTCCGGCGTCGGTGCCGCCGGTAGCGCCATCGCCAAGCTGCTCATGGCGCACGGCGCCACTGACATCGTCGGGTACGGGCGCTCTGGGGCCCTGTCCGCGACGAACACCGAGGGGATGAACGAGCACCGCAAGTGGCTCGCGGAGAACACCAACCCGCGCCAGGTGACGGGGTCCCTCAAGGAAGGCCTCAAGGGCGCTGACGTCTTCATCGGCGTCTCGTCAGGCAACCTGCTCGAGCCCGAGGACCTGCAGGCCATGAACGACGGCGCCATCGTCTTCGCCATGGCCAACCCGGTCCCCGAGGTCGACCCGATCCGTGCCGCCGACCACGCCGCTGTTGTGGCGACCGGGCGCTCGGACTTCCCCAACCAGATCAACAATGTGCTGGCCTTCCCCGGGCTCTTCCGCGGCCTGCTGGACACTGGGATCACCGACATCTCGACCGAGCTGCTGAGAGCCGCGTCCACCGGCATCGCGTCGGTGATCGCCGACGATGAGATCAGCCCTGTGTACATCATCCCCGGCGCCTTCGACACTCGGGTCGCCGATGCTGTGGCCAAGGCGGTCCGCAAGTTCGCCGAAGCGGAGTGA
- a CDS encoding TetR/AcrR family transcriptional regulator gives MPRIHRPAAQRREEILDAAHTLFTTKGFQPTTMEDILRIVGIAKGTLYYHFPSKEQILKALVLRIVLQVEQQAREIATSSAPATDKLAAIMAAMRLADTETELVDQFHAPGNAEFHLLSITAMIEHLTPVLTEVITQGVSEGTFTTERPRDAIELLLSASGILLDQDIMKPSPAELARRRESLIWAGETLLGAKPGSLGILMKAEP, from the coding sequence ATGCCGCGCATCCATCGCCCTGCCGCGCAACGTCGCGAGGAGATTCTCGACGCCGCCCATACCCTGTTCACCACCAAGGGATTTCAACCCACGACCATGGAGGACATCCTGAGGATCGTGGGCATCGCCAAGGGGACGCTCTACTACCACTTCCCCAGCAAGGAGCAGATTCTCAAGGCCCTGGTCCTGCGCATCGTCCTCCAGGTCGAGCAGCAGGCCCGCGAGATCGCCACCTCATCGGCCCCGGCGACGGACAAGCTCGCAGCGATCATGGCCGCGATGCGGCTCGCGGACACCGAGACCGAGCTCGTCGACCAGTTCCACGCACCGGGTAACGCGGAGTTCCACCTGCTGTCCATCACGGCGATGATCGAGCACCTCACCCCGGTCCTGACCGAGGTCATCACCCAGGGAGTGAGCGAGGGGACCTTCACCACCGAGCGCCCCCGTGACGCCATCGAGCTGCTGCTGAGCGCCTCGGGCATCCTCCTGGACCAGGACATCATGAAGCCCAGTCCCGCGGAACTCGCCCGCCGTCGCGAGAGCCTCATCTGGGCCGGTGAGACACTGCTGGGTGCCAAGCCCGGCAGCCTCGGCATCCTGATGAAGGCGGAGCCGTGA
- a CDS encoding threonine/serine ThrE exporter family protein, whose amino-acid sequence MTHTDLPSTQSGSHEPSLDADRLMQQSDVVLHLGRLMLAAGAGSYRIKSSMARAASAVGLDRHEATVTMTEIVTSSYVGNRFRTEACEVRRVGVNVARLEALRRIVHDLRAHETVEHLEAKLEQVEQMHARYNAFANAAASGVACAGFCFLNKGGWTECLTVLVAAFLGQFIRRQMLERHYQHFFTWLVCGVSASGTYMGIVTALDAAGVVTGNHQGGIISAILFLIPGFPMVTAMLDLFRQDFSSALSRSAYVLMVMASAGVAVWTVTFIFRWDVAAASGAELHGPLLHVLRCFCSFIAAYGFAMLFNAGTKASALAAVVGALANTGRLLLIDVFHVPWQLAVGLAAVTIGLLAQLFVSRASLSRVALSVPAVVIMIPGVPFYRAISALNTLSVDKGGVDVGEAATNLFEVFFVITAIGVGLALARIITDHNWRHDVATSGRITLPRAEEAVQAQED is encoded by the coding sequence GTGACTCACACCGACCTCCCCTCGACCCAATCGGGCAGTCATGAGCCGAGTCTCGATGCTGATCGGCTCATGCAACAGTCCGACGTCGTACTGCACCTGGGGCGTCTCATGCTCGCCGCCGGCGCCGGCTCCTACCGCATCAAGTCCTCTATGGCCAGGGCCGCCTCCGCCGTGGGGCTCGACCGCCACGAGGCGACCGTGACGATGACGGAGATCGTCACCTCCTCCTACGTCGGCAACCGTTTCCGTACCGAGGCCTGCGAAGTGCGTCGTGTCGGTGTCAACGTTGCTCGGTTGGAGGCACTGCGCAGGATCGTCCACGATCTGCGCGCGCACGAGACTGTCGAGCACCTCGAGGCCAAGCTTGAGCAGGTCGAGCAGATGCACGCCCGCTACAACGCCTTTGCCAATGCCGCTGCCTCGGGCGTCGCCTGCGCAGGATTCTGCTTCCTCAACAAGGGCGGCTGGACCGAGTGCCTGACGGTGCTCGTCGCGGCATTCCTGGGACAGTTCATCCGCCGGCAGATGCTTGAGCGCCACTACCAGCACTTCTTCACCTGGCTCGTGTGCGGAGTCTCGGCCTCCGGTACGTACATGGGCATCGTGACTGCACTCGACGCAGCAGGTGTGGTGACGGGCAACCACCAGGGTGGCATCATCTCGGCCATCCTTTTCCTCATCCCGGGCTTCCCGATGGTGACCGCCATGCTCGACCTGTTCCGCCAGGACTTCTCCTCGGCGCTGTCGCGCAGTGCCTACGTGCTCATGGTCATGGCGTCCGCAGGCGTCGCCGTCTGGACAGTGACCTTCATCTTCCGCTGGGACGTAGCGGCGGCCAGCGGTGCCGAGCTTCATGGTCCGCTGCTGCACGTCCTGCGCTGCTTCTGCTCCTTCATCGCCGCCTACGGATTCGCCATGCTGTTCAATGCCGGCACCAAGGCCAGCGCCCTTGCGGCTGTTGTCGGTGCCCTGGCCAATACCGGCAGACTGCTTCTCATCGACGTCTTCCACGTGCCGTGGCAGCTCGCGGTAGGACTGGCCGCGGTCACGATCGGCTTACTCGCCCAGCTCTTCGTCTCCCGCGCGTCTCTGTCCCGGGTGGCTCTCTCCGTTCCTGCGGTGGTCATCATGATCCCAGGGGTTCCCTTCTACCGGGCTATTTCCGCGCTCAACACGCTCTCTGTGGACAAGGGGGGAGTCGACGTCGGCGAAGCGGCCACGAACCTGTTCGAGGTCTTCTTCGTCATCACGGCCATTGGCGTGGGGCTGGCTCTGGCGCGCATCATTACCGACCACAACTGGCGTCACGACGTCGCCACTTCCGGGCGCATCACGCTGCCTCGTGCTGAAGAAGCTGTGCAGGCTCAGGAGGACTGA
- a CDS encoding 3-isopropylmalate dehydrogenase, whose amino-acid sequence MTQTIKLAVIPGDGIGKEVVPEGLKVLERALEGTGVTVRPTAFDLGAERWHRTGQTLTDEDLEAIKAHDAILLGAVGDPSVPSGVLERGLLLRLRFALDHYVNLRPSVYYPGVPTPLADPGDIDFVVVREGTEGLYCGNGGVVRQGTAHEIATEVSVNTAYGVERLVRYAFAKARARAAKHLTLVHKHNVLVHAGDLWRRTVEAVGTEYPDVAVDYCHVDAATIYMVTDPGRFDVIVTDNLFGDILTDEAGAVTGGIGLSASGNINPEKAFPSMFEPVHGSAPDIAGQGKADPTATISAVALMLDHLGLSEAAARVEAGVAADMAARGDGAQRSTSQIGDAIADAVTTGADASSH is encoded by the coding sequence ATGACGCAGACCATCAAGCTGGCAGTAATCCCGGGTGACGGCATCGGTAAGGAGGTCGTCCCCGAGGGGCTCAAGGTCCTTGAGCGAGCGCTGGAGGGAACCGGGGTCACGGTCCGTCCTACCGCCTTCGACCTGGGGGCTGAGCGCTGGCACCGCACCGGCCAGACCCTCACCGATGAGGATCTTGAGGCCATCAAGGCGCATGACGCCATTCTGCTGGGGGCCGTCGGCGATCCCTCCGTCCCCTCCGGTGTGCTCGAGCGCGGTCTGCTCCTGCGTCTGCGCTTCGCCCTGGACCACTACGTCAACCTGCGTCCCTCGGTGTACTACCCGGGCGTGCCGACGCCGTTGGCCGATCCGGGCGATATCGACTTCGTCGTGGTGCGCGAGGGCACTGAGGGCCTGTACTGCGGTAACGGCGGCGTCGTGCGCCAGGGCACGGCGCACGAGATCGCCACCGAGGTCAGTGTCAACACGGCCTACGGGGTGGAGCGCCTGGTACGTTACGCCTTCGCCAAGGCCCGGGCCAGGGCGGCCAAGCACCTCACCCTCGTCCACAAGCACAACGTGCTCGTCCACGCCGGCGACCTGTGGCGGCGCACCGTGGAGGCCGTCGGCACCGAGTACCCCGACGTCGCCGTCGACTACTGCCACGTGGACGCCGCCACCATCTACATGGTGACCGACCCCGGCCGCTTCGACGTCATCGTCACCGACAACCTCTTCGGCGACATCCTCACCGATGAGGCCGGTGCCGTGACCGGTGGCATCGGGTTGTCGGCCTCGGGCAACATCAACCCTGAGAAGGCCTTCCCCTCGATGTTCGAGCCCGTCCACGGCTCTGCCCCGGATATCGCCGGTCAGGGCAAGGCGGACCCGACCGCCACGATCAGCGCCGTCGCTCTCATGCTCGACCACCTAGGGCTGTCCGAGGCCGCTGCGAGGGTCGAGGCCGGAGTCGCTGCGGACATGGCCGCCCGAGGTGACGGCGCCCAGCGCTCCACCAGCCAGATCGGTGACGCCATCGCCGATGCGGTGACGACCGGTGCGGATGCGTCATCGCATTGA
- the ilvC gene encoding ketol-acid reductoisomerase gives MAAEKFYDDDADLSVIQSKKVAVIGYGSQGHAHALNLRDSGVEVVVGLREGSSSVAKAEEAGLPVKSIAEAVAWADVVTVLAPDQVQATLYREEIEPNIKAGSALLFSHGFNIHFGYIKPAADIDVVMVAPKGPGHTVRREFESGRGVPVLVCVEQDATGSAWDLVLSYAKAIGGTRAGAIKTTFREETETDLFGEQAVLCGGVSKLIQYGFETLVEAGYQPEMAYFEVCHEMKLIVDLINEGGISKQRWSCSDTAEYGDYVSGPRVITPEVKEHMKEVLADIQDGTFAKRFMDDQAAGAPEFKKLRAEGEAHPIEATGREVRSMFAWRADVDKDYTEGSVAR, from the coding sequence ATGGCAGCTGAGAAGTTCTACGACGACGATGCCGACCTGTCCGTCATCCAGTCCAAGAAGGTCGCCGTCATCGGATACGGTTCCCAGGGGCACGCTCACGCTCTGAACCTGCGCGACTCCGGCGTCGAGGTCGTTGTCGGCCTGCGTGAGGGCTCCTCCTCAGTGGCCAAGGCGGAGGAGGCGGGCCTGCCCGTCAAGTCCATCGCCGAGGCCGTCGCCTGGGCCGACGTCGTCACCGTCCTGGCGCCCGACCAGGTGCAGGCCACCCTCTACCGCGAGGAGATCGAGCCGAACATCAAGGCGGGCTCCGCCCTCCTGTTCTCCCACGGCTTCAACATCCACTTCGGTTACATCAAGCCGGCTGCGGACATCGATGTCGTCATGGTGGCCCCCAAGGGACCCGGCCACACGGTGCGCCGTGAGTTCGAGTCCGGCCGAGGCGTGCCTGTGCTCGTCTGCGTGGAGCAGGACGCCACCGGTAGCGCCTGGGACCTCGTCCTGTCCTACGCCAAGGCCATCGGCGGTACCCGCGCCGGTGCCATCAAGACCACCTTCCGCGAGGAGACCGAGACCGACCTCTTCGGTGAGCAGGCGGTCCTGTGCGGTGGCGTCTCCAAGCTCATCCAGTACGGGTTCGAGACTCTGGTCGAGGCCGGCTACCAGCCCGAGATGGCCTACTTCGAGGTCTGCCACGAGATGAAGCTCATCGTCGACCTCATCAACGAGGGCGGTATCTCCAAGCAGCGCTGGTCCTGCTCCGACACCGCCGAGTACGGCGACTACGTCTCCGGCCCGCGCGTCATCACCCCCGAGGTCAAGGAGCACATGAAGGAGGTCCTGGCCGACATCCAGGACGGCACCTTCGCCAAGCGCTTCATGGACGACCAGGCCGCCGGCGCTCCTGAGTTCAAGAAGCTCCGGGCCGAGGGCGAGGCGCACCCCATCGAGGCCACCGGCCGCGAGGTGCGCTCCATGTTCGCCTGGCGCGCCGACGTCGACAAGGACTACACCGAAGGCTCCGTGGCCCGCTGA
- a CDS encoding MFS transporter: MKHVGLLVLGSFINSLGTGLTAFGLAVVILRAYGTASSVAAVQMSAFAPIVLLAPLAGVLADRYDRRLMMMIGDAGSILGLGVILAALSSPRPPLGWICAGAVISSCLAALTEPALRASVTDLVTEEDYVRSSGLLQLASAAKYLLAPAVAGFLMPLVGPRGLLLLDASTCLVTVACTLTVRRALATEEPQRTEPHQGEDHNVMAGWLAIASHPALRSLVVLMTLATLAIGVVQVLLKPILLPTVSTAEMGVVETVAATGMLMGAALVTAWKSAQPTTLLAAGLAGTGAAMSLLPVGPGAWWVAVCGFLIFACLPLSQAGAEVLVRTRVDNAQQARTWGTISLVTQTGYLVAYLCSGALVDHVLQPLLEPGQSLSTSLGAVVGTGPGRGAALLVGLMGAALALVALAVRLQRRRIASPQSH, translated from the coding sequence GTGAAGCACGTCGGACTGCTGGTCCTGGGCTCGTTCATCAACTCGCTGGGAACAGGGCTGACCGCCTTCGGCCTGGCCGTCGTCATACTGCGCGCCTACGGAACGGCGTCCTCGGTGGCGGCCGTCCAGATGAGTGCCTTCGCCCCCATTGTTCTTCTGGCGCCCTTGGCCGGGGTCCTCGCAGACCGCTACGACCGCCGCCTCATGATGATGATCGGGGATGCCGGCTCGATTCTCGGACTGGGCGTCATCCTGGCGGCCCTTTCCTCGCCCCGGCCGCCCTTGGGATGGATCTGCGCAGGAGCCGTCATCTCCTCCTGCCTGGCCGCGCTGACCGAGCCGGCGCTGCGGGCGAGCGTCACCGATCTGGTGACCGAGGAGGACTACGTGCGCTCCTCCGGCCTCCTCCAGCTCGCCTCGGCGGCCAAGTACCTGCTGGCACCGGCCGTGGCGGGATTCCTCATGCCCCTGGTCGGGCCCCGGGGTCTCCTGTTGCTGGACGCCAGTACCTGCCTGGTCACCGTGGCGTGCACCCTGACGGTGCGCCGCGCCCTGGCGACCGAGGAACCGCAACGCACCGAGCCCCACCAGGGCGAGGACCACAACGTCATGGCGGGGTGGCTGGCCATCGCATCCCATCCCGCCCTGCGCTCCCTCGTTGTCCTCATGACCTTGGCCACTCTCGCGATTGGGGTCGTTCAGGTGCTCCTCAAGCCGATCCTTCTGCCCACCGTGAGCACCGCTGAGATGGGGGTGGTTGAGACGGTGGCCGCTACCGGCATGCTCATGGGCGCGGCCCTGGTGACCGCCTGGAAGAGCGCCCAGCCCACGACGCTGCTTGCCGCGGGGCTGGCCGGAACCGGCGCCGCCATGTCCCTGCTCCCCGTGGGGCCGGGCGCCTGGTGGGTGGCCGTCTGCGGTTTCCTCATCTTCGCCTGCCTGCCCCTGTCCCAGGCCGGGGCGGAGGTCCTTGTGCGCACCCGGGTCGACAACGCTCAGCAGGCGCGCACCTGGGGCACCATCAGTCTGGTCACCCAGACGGGCTACCTGGTGGCCTACCTGTGCTCCGGGGCGCTGGTCGACCACGTGCTTCAGCCCCTGTTGGAGCCGGGACAGTCACTGTCCACCAGCCTGGGAGCCGTCGTCGGCACCGGTCCTGGACGCGGTGCCGCTCTGCTCGTGGGGCTCATGGGCGCGGCCTTGGCCCTGGTGGCCCTCGCCGTTCGTCTCCAGCGACGTCGGATCGCCTCGCCCCAGTCGCACTGA
- the ilvN gene encoding acetolactate synthase small subunit: protein MSEKHTLSVLVENKPGVLTRVSALFTRRGFNIHSLAVGPTEHEDISRITVIADAEGLAMEQVTKQLNKLVNVLKIVELDPDTSVERELYLIKVHADDANRTAVLQVVDLFRAHVVDVAPTSVVIETIGSESKVKALLTALQPYGVKEIVQSGAVAITRGPRSITDQLKEK from the coding sequence GTGAGCGAGAAGCACACGCTGTCCGTCCTGGTGGAGAACAAGCCCGGCGTCCTGACCCGGGTCTCGGCGCTGTTCACGCGCCGGGGCTTCAATATCCACTCCCTGGCCGTGGGGCCCACCGAGCATGAGGACATCTCGCGCATCACGGTGATCGCCGATGCTGAGGGACTGGCCATGGAGCAGGTCACCAAGCAGCTCAACAAGCTGGTCAACGTCCTCAAGATCGTCGAGCTCGATCCTGATACCTCGGTCGAGCGCGAGCTGTACCTCATCAAGGTGCACGCCGATGACGCCAACCGCACCGCGGTGCTCCAGGTCGTCGACCTGTTCCGCGCGCACGTCGTGGACGTCGCCCCCACGTCGGTGGTCATTGAGACCATCGGCTCAGAGTCCAAGGTCAAGGCTCTACTGACGGCTCTCCAGCCGTACGGTGTCAAAGAGATTGTCCAGTCCGGTGCCGTGGCGATCACGCGCGGCCCACGATCCATCACCGATCAACTCAAGGAGAAGTGA
- a CDS encoding acetolactate synthase large subunit, with protein sequence MTRDDAPARQGQQVMTGAQALVRALEELGVTDIFGMPGGAILPFYDPLLASTKIRHVLVRHEQGAGHAAEGYAMVTGRPGVCVATSGPGATNLITPIGDAHMDSVPMLAITGQVGSRGIGTDAFQEADIVGATMPFVKHSFLITRSEDIVPCVAEAFHIASTGRPGPVLIDISKDAQEGPTEFVWPPARDLPGYRLPGKPNQRRLAQAAEVISAAERPVLYLGGGLNRAQVPTEDLTELVELIGAPFVTTLTALDVMPSEHPLNLGMPGMHGTVAAVGALQRADVVVCLGARFDDRVTGRPDTFATKASVIHVDVDPAEISKIRTADVPIVGDLADVVPALSTEFRDHVAAEGRADIAPWRGEVGRIQATYPTGWTDTDDGLLQPQEVITHLDRAASEDTIWVTGVGQHQMWSAHYLTFRRPHTWLTSAGAGTMGYGLPAAMGAKEACPDRPVWLIDGDGCFQMTNQELATCTLNNIPIKVAVINNSSLGMVRQWQTLFYGQRYSNTDLHTGAGTVRIPDFVTMAEAYGAVGLRCERLEDLDDVIAQANAINDRPVVVDFIVSADAQVWPMVAAGVSNDEIQHARGMSPVWEEE encoded by the coding sequence ATGACACGCGATGACGCTCCCGCACGTCAGGGCCAGCAGGTCATGACAGGCGCCCAGGCTCTGGTGCGCGCGCTGGAGGAGCTAGGCGTCACAGACATCTTCGGGATGCCGGGTGGTGCCATCCTGCCCTTCTACGACCCCTTGCTCGCCTCGACGAAGATCCGCCACGTCCTGGTGCGTCACGAGCAGGGCGCTGGTCATGCCGCCGAGGGCTATGCCATGGTCACCGGTCGCCCCGGGGTCTGTGTCGCCACGTCCGGCCCCGGTGCCACCAACCTCATCACCCCCATCGGTGACGCCCACATGGACTCGGTGCCCATGCTGGCCATCACCGGTCAGGTCGGAAGCCGTGGAATCGGGACGGACGCCTTCCAGGAGGCCGATATCGTCGGTGCCACGATGCCCTTCGTCAAGCACTCCTTCCTCATCACCCGTTCGGAGGACATCGTCCCGTGCGTGGCCGAGGCCTTTCACATCGCCTCCACCGGACGCCCCGGCCCGGTCCTCATCGACATCTCCAAGGATGCCCAGGAGGGGCCCACCGAGTTCGTGTGGCCCCCGGCGCGGGACCTCCCCGGCTACCGCCTGCCGGGCAAGCCCAACCAGCGGCGCCTGGCTCAGGCCGCAGAGGTGATCTCCGCGGCAGAGCGGCCCGTCCTCTACCTCGGCGGCGGCCTGAACCGGGCGCAGGTTCCCACCGAGGACCTGACCGAGCTCGTCGAGCTCATCGGAGCGCCCTTCGTCACCACTCTGACCGCCCTTGACGTCATGCCCAGTGAGCACCCGCTCAACCTGGGGATGCCCGGGATGCACGGTACCGTGGCCGCCGTCGGGGCCCTGCAGCGCGCCGACGTCGTCGTCTGCCTGGGAGCCCGCTTCGACGACCGGGTCACCGGCCGGCCGGACACCTTCGCAACCAAGGCCTCGGTGATCCACGTCGACGTCGACCCGGCAGAGATCTCCAAGATCCGTACCGCCGACGTCCCGATCGTCGGGGATCTGGCCGACGTCGTTCCCGCTCTGAGCACCGAGTTCCGCGACCACGTCGCCGCCGAGGGGCGGGCGGACATCGCCCCGTGGCGCGGCGAGGTCGGGCGCATCCAGGCCACCTACCCCACGGGCTGGACCGATACCGATGACGGGCTGCTTCAGCCGCAGGAGGTCATCACCCACCTCGACCGGGCCGCCTCCGAGGACACCATCTGGGTCACAGGCGTGGGCCAGCACCAGATGTGGTCGGCCCACTACCTCACCTTCCGTCGCCCCCACACCTGGCTCACCTCAGCCGGCGCCGGCACCATGGGCTACGGCCTGCCCGCCGCCATGGGTGCCAAGGAGGCGTGTCCCGACCGGCCGGTATGGCTCATTGACGGAGACGGCTGCTTCCAGATGACCAACCAGGAGCTGGCCACCTGCACCCTCAACAACATCCCCATCAAGGTCGCCGTCATCAACAACTCCTCGTTGGGCATGGTGAGGCAGTGGCAGACTCTGTTCTACGGGCAGCGCTACTCCAACACCGACCTGCATACCGGCGCCGGAACGGTACGTATTCCCGACTTCGTCACGATGGCCGAGGCCTACGGGGCCGTGGGACTGCGCTGCGAGCGCCTGGAGGACCTGGATGACGTCATCGCCCAGGCCAATGCCATCAACGACCGTCCCGTCGTCGTCGACTTCATCGTCTCCGCGGACGCCCAGGTGTGGCCCATGGTCGCGGCCGGGGTGTCCAACGACGAGATCCAGCACGCCCGCGGCATGAGCCCGGTGTGGGAAGAGGAGTGA
- a CDS encoding aspartate:alanine exchanger family transporter — protein sequence MATVLDYLLDNPVVIVLLMVGAGMLLWRARRRSIRVPATILLIGSTALLIWKVAHANILHHLAGNAVIVLFLLIGTGMLLGHVKIKGVSLGAAAVLFCGIALAAWGAAASTPIEVPKELGTLGLAIFTFAIGIQSGPNFFHVIRTAGGPLAVLLGVLGVAALAAVGVGRLLGLKAAMIAGAFAGAVTNTPALAAAGNAASLAGDKSGPGDATVAYAVTYLYGVIGMLFFCLLALRYRRSDKDTPSPLINRTIRVEREDGPLLGNLVETISGQLRFSRLRRGERGPITRPSNDDRLFKDDLITVVGTQEAVNQAIKAVGHGSSHSLIEDRKYLDFRRITVSDPKLAGRTIGELDIDSRFEATISRVRRGDVDMVGTPDLVLQQGDRVRVVGPTGRMKEISTYFGDSSRGLSSINPVALGLGMALGIFIGEWKFLTPTGATFSIGSAAGTLLVGLIFGRIGRIGKFVTAMPFTATAVLSEFGLLVFLAQAGTKAGGEIAHAFTGGDWWRIFVTGFVVTTIVGLGIYASMRWVVKMGGTRLSGLIGGAQTQPAILAFANERTGADPRVALGYAMVYPVAMIVKIFIAQILGGL from the coding sequence GTGGCCACGGTCCTGGACTATCTGTTGGACAACCCGGTTGTCATCGTCCTTCTCATGGTTGGTGCCGGGATGCTGCTCTGGCGCGCCAGGCGCAGGAGCATACGCGTCCCGGCGACGATCCTCCTGATCGGCAGCACCGCCCTGCTGATTTGGAAGGTGGCGCACGCCAATATCCTCCACCACCTGGCCGGGAACGCGGTCATCGTTCTGTTCCTCCTGATCGGTACCGGGATGCTGCTCGGGCACGTCAAGATCAAGGGCGTGAGCCTGGGGGCAGCGGCCGTCCTGTTCTGCGGCATTGCGTTAGCGGCCTGGGGAGCGGCCGCCTCCACGCCCATTGAGGTTCCCAAGGAGCTGGGAACCCTGGGGCTGGCGATCTTCACCTTCGCCATCGGCATCCAGTCCGGGCCGAACTTCTTCCACGTGATCCGAACCGCCGGCGGTCCGTTGGCGGTCCTCCTGGGCGTTCTGGGCGTGGCGGCCCTGGCGGCCGTGGGCGTAGGGCGCCTCCTCGGCCTCAAGGCGGCGATGATCGCGGGGGCCTTCGCCGGCGCCGTCACGAACACGCCCGCCCTGGCGGCGGCCGGGAACGCCGCATCATTGGCCGGCGACAAGAGCGGGCCAGGTGATGCCACTGTCGCCTATGCCGTCACCTACCTCTACGGCGTCATCGGGATGCTGTTCTTCTGCCTGCTGGCGCTGCGCTATCGTCGCAGCGACAAGGACACTCCCTCCCCACTCATCAATCGCACCATCCGGGTGGAGCGCGAGGACGGCCCGCTCCTGGGCAATCTCGTTGAGACGATCTCCGGCCAGCTGAGGTTCTCGCGTCTGCGCCGTGGCGAACGCGGTCCCATCACCCGACCGAGCAACGACGACCGTCTGTTCAAGGATGACCTCATCACCGTCGTCGGAACGCAGGAAGCCGTCAACCAGGCGATCAAGGCCGTGGGGCACGGCTCATCGCACTCCCTCATCGAGGACCGCAAGTACCTCGACTTCCGCCGCATCACTGTCTCGGACCCGAAGCTGGCCGGAAGAACGATCGGTGAGCTCGATATCGACAGCCGTTTCGAGGCAACGATCTCACGTGTGCGCCGCGGCGACGTCGACATGGTGGGCACCCCGGATCTGGTGCTTCAGCAGGGCGACCGGGTTCGCGTCGTCGGTCCGACCGGCCGCATGAAGGAGATCTCGACGTACTTCGGCGACTCCTCACGAGGCCTGTCCTCCATCAACCCGGTGGCGCTGGGCCTGGGCATGGCCCTGGGCATCTTCATCGGTGAGTGGAAGTTCCTCACGCCCACCGGCGCGACCTTCTCCATCGGATCGGCGGCAGGCACGCTCTTGGTCGGCCTCATCTTCGGCCGCATCGGTCGCATCGGGAAGTTCGTGACCGCCATGCCCTTCACTGCGACGGCAGTGCTCTCAGAGTTCGGGCTCCTGGTCTTCCTGGCCCAGGCCGGCACCAAGGCGGGCGGGGAGATCGCACACGCATTCACCGGCGGAGACTGGTGGAGGATCTTCGTCACCGGCTTCGTCGTCACCACCATCGTGGGACTGGGGATCTACGCCTCCATGCGCTGGGTGGTCAAGATGGGCGGGACCCGCCTGTCCGGCCTCATCGGTGGCGCCCAGACCCAACCGGCGATTCTGGCCTTCGCCAACGAGCGCACCGGAGCGGACCCCCGGGTGGCTCTGGGATACGCGATGGTCTATCCCGTGGCCATGATCGTCAAGATCTTCATTGCGCAGATCCTCGGCGGTCTCTGA